In one Corallococcus sp. EGB genomic region, the following are encoded:
- a CDS encoding lipopolysaccharide assembly protein LapB, translating to MMWVLVAALLAGASDAPASPGLTAQATPASSPLADALALETTGNDAGALAALERLIANQPRWELPRLEAARLLLKGGSDPELERAGVHLEAAQREAPDNPRVYFLQGQLQEEKGATFDAIRAYEKAVTLRPSYDDARFRLAGLWAQAGDWLKAELHYRPLSKSRPAWVQVRMQLAAVLEKQGRTLDAEREFLAARDAQPDNPGVLRTLAAFYERTDRPQLAAKVRAQLTAPPKRNMRVLKPSKR from the coding sequence ATGATGTGGGTTCTCGTGGCGGCGCTGCTTGCGGGCGCGTCCGACGCACCGGCCTCTCCGGGCCTGACGGCGCAAGCGACTCCGGCCTCCAGTCCGCTGGCGGACGCGCTGGCGTTGGAGACCACGGGCAACGACGCGGGAGCCCTCGCCGCCTTGGAGCGGCTCATTGCCAACCAGCCCCGCTGGGAGTTGCCCCGCCTGGAGGCCGCGCGGCTGCTCCTCAAGGGAGGCAGCGACCCGGAGCTGGAGCGCGCCGGCGTCCACCTGGAGGCCGCGCAGCGCGAGGCCCCGGACAACCCCCGCGTGTACTTCCTCCAGGGCCAGCTCCAGGAGGAGAAGGGCGCCACCTTCGACGCCATCCGGGCCTACGAGAAGGCCGTCACCCTGCGCCCGTCGTACGACGACGCGCGCTTCCGGCTCGCGGGCCTCTGGGCGCAGGCGGGGGACTGGCTCAAGGCGGAGCTGCACTACCGCCCCCTGTCCAAGTCCCGCCCCGCGTGGGTGCAGGTGCGCATGCAGCTGGCGGCGGTGCTGGAGAAGCAGGGCCGCACGCTGGACGCGGAGCGGGAGTTCCTGGCCGCGCGCGACGCCCAGCCAGACAACCCGGGCGTCCTGAGGACGCTGGCGGCCTTCTATGAGCGGACGGACAGGCCCCAACTCGCCGCGAAGGTGCGCGCGCAGCTGACGGCGCCGCCGAAGCGCAACATGCGGGTGCTCAAACCTTCAAAGCGCTGA